The Candidatus Aminicenantes bacterium genomic interval TTGTGGCCGCCCCGGGAAAAGCGGTTTACGGAGAATCCGCCGCCGCTATCCTGGACCGGCTGGTGACCCCGCCGTTTTTCGCCCATCGGCTGAACCGGGCCAACCCTGGTCTGGAGGTAGTGGACCTGGAACCGGGAGAAAATGACATCGCCGGTCTGCGCATCCATTGCCGCATCCAGGCCCACACAAATCCCTCAATGGGGATCCGCATTGGAAACGAGCTTGCCTATATCACCGATACGGGCTGTGACGCTGAAACCATGGAATTCATCTCGGGCTGTCCGTTGCTCATGCACGAGTGCTGGGGCAGGGGTGAAAGCGTTGCCGCCGCAGGCCACGCCCACCTGGAGGGAGTGGTACAGATCGCACGCCGGGCCGCGGTGGAACAATTGCTGCTGATCCACATCAACCCGCTAATGACGAAATCGCAAATAGACGAGCTGGAAACGACCACCCGGCGGGAATTCTCCGCGACTGCAATCGCCCGCGACCTCGTACCCTGGCCATAATGGGGACGGTGCTTGTAAGTATGTAAATACGGATTTTTGGATAATCAGAGTTGAAAAGTTAAAGAGAAAAAAGGTGACAGGAAGTAAAATACCGCAATGGCCTGTAAAAAATGGCAAAGGCTTTACCATTCATTCTTCCTTATTCGTTATTC includes:
- a CDS encoding MBL fold metallo-hydrolase — its product is MTGAEKMRVLPLGGMGWMPRHNNHTACYRVEGYELDLILDAGTGLCRLADFAGSHEHEEQPVLILLSHYHLDHTAGLIYLSALFPRRRIIVAAPGKAVYGESAAAILDRLVTPPFFAHRLNRANPGLEVVDLEPGENDIAGLRIHCRIQAHTNPSMGIRIGNELAYITDTGCDAETMEFISGCPLLMHECWGRGESVAAAGHAHLEGVVQIARRAAVEQLLLIHINPLMTKSQIDELETTTRREFSATAIARDLVPWP